The following are encoded in a window of bacterium genomic DNA:
- a CDS encoding DUF1572 family protein, translated as MIIETLSEFFERDLLKLKEELASYSDETAIWKIEGDIRNTAGNLALHLVGNINHFIGAVLGKTGYIREREREFSDSGVPRIKLIQDIDATIVMVKTTLSRMDDSALYQNYPIEKHGKTVTVEHMLLHLLAHLNYHIGQVNYHRRLIG; from the coding sequence ATGATTATTGAAACATTATCTGAATTTTTTGAACGCGATTTGCTGAAGCTCAAAGAAGAACTCGCAAGTTACAGCGATGAAACAGCTATCTGGAAGATCGAAGGCGATATCCGAAATACGGCCGGGAATCTTGCACTGCATTTGGTCGGTAACATCAATCATTTCATTGGTGCCGTACTCGGAAAAACAGGATACATTCGCGAAAGGGAACGTGAATTTTCTGATTCCGGTGTTCCACGCATTAAGCTAATACAGGACATAGATGCAACGATTGTGATGGTGAAGACAACTCTTTCCCGCATGGATGACTCCGCACTGTATCAAAATTATCCGATCGAGAAGCATGGCAAAACAGTAACCGTCGAACACATGCTCTTGCACCTGCTTGCACATTTAAACTACCATATCGGACAAGTAAACTATCATCGTCGCCTCATCGGTTAA
- a CDS encoding helix-turn-helix transcriptional regulator, which translates to MKEMRTGQFFGDTDKIMHLDGITLTKTVYTHDYVDWHYHQNAYFTFLLRGGLIETDRKKTVRCAPGDLLFHYWQESHCNIKPPEFTQGFHIEIEQSWFDNLELDRRMFEGSFQITDPAVRIAFYSMARELSCPDTASVVSIEDALCRALLHVSKTTASQSNKPLWVAQIRDVLHARPFDTHTLIELATTLHIHPVHLSRAFTQYFGVPLGTYIRQIRLQKSIEQMYDPSLSLTNIALQCGFSDQSHFVRCFKAVTGITPFRYRRELCKINEPC; encoded by the coding sequence ATGAAAGAGATGCGAACAGGGCAATTTTTCGGTGATACCGATAAAATTATGCATCTGGACGGTATTACGCTTACCAAAACGGTTTATACCCATGATTATGTAGATTGGCATTACCATCAAAATGCTTATTTCACATTTCTTCTTCGCGGCGGTCTGATCGAAACCGATCGAAAAAAAACCGTACGGTGTGCTCCCGGTGACTTATTGTTTCATTATTGGCAAGAGTCACACTGTAATATTAAACCTCCAGAATTCACTCAAGGATTCCATATCGAAATCGAGCAGTCTTGGTTTGACAATCTGGAATTGGATCGTCGCATGTTTGAAGGAAGTTTTCAGATTACCGATCCTGCAGTTCGTATCGCATTCTATTCTATGGCGCGCGAACTCAGTTGCCCGGATACGGCTTCTGTGGTTTCTATAGAAGATGCGCTTTGCCGCGCTCTTCTGCATGTATCTAAAACTACGGCTTCTCAGTCAAATAAGCCTTTGTGGGTAGCGCAAATACGAGATGTTTTGCATGCCCGCCCATTTGACACGCATACATTGATTGAACTGGCCACGACTCTGCATATACACCCGGTACATTTATCGCGCGCCTTCACTCAATATTTCGGTGTTCCGTTGGGTACATATATTCGACAAATACGTCTGCAAAAATCTATTGAGCAGATGTATGATCCTTCTTTGTCACTTACTAATATTGCGTTGCAATGCGGCTTTTCTGACCAAAGCCACTTCGTTCGTTGTTTCAAAGCAGTTACCGGAATAACGCCGTTTCGCTATCGCCGAGAGTTGTGCAAGATCAATGAACCATGTTAA
- a CDS encoding UDP-3-O-acyl-N-acetylglucosamine deacetylase — protein MNQEITINGVGIHSGKPNSVLIRPHDHGVLFNVEGTPIPALIQHVKDTQRATTISVGGRSLRTIEHLCSAIYGLNLCGAEITVTGGEIPILDGSAMPFIEALADTLTTESQNEPLTIDRTITHRNPDNGAFIRIEPSQDFHVTYTQRFQKRAIDTFSFLSSPKNYIKEIASARTFAYAGELQLLYRKGFIRGLDPNAGFIILDSEPNWDLMEEIIGDDARSAVHETPFYKILSKIPPRYPNEATRHKVLDILGDFSLLGMPIKGLITADGTGHSENIALVQKIAETYGLIHFDPLGDDE, from the coding sequence ATGAACCAAGAAATAACCATCAACGGCGTAGGCATTCACAGTGGGAAACCAAACAGTGTTCTTATTCGCCCACATGATCATGGTGTACTTTTTAATGTTGAGGGAACGCCAATTCCTGCGCTTATCCAACATGTAAAAGACACCCAACGCGCTACTACGATTTCTGTCGGCGGTCGTTCGTTACGTACCATAGAGCACCTCTGCTCAGCCATCTACGGATTAAACCTCTGCGGTGCTGAAATCACTGTAACCGGCGGTGAAATCCCCATCTTAGATGGAAGCGCAATGCCTTTTATCGAAGCACTCGCTGACACTCTTACTACTGAAAGCCAAAATGAACCACTAACCATTGATCGTACCATCACTCATCGTAACCCTGACAACGGAGCGTTTATTCGAATCGAACCAAGCCAAGATTTTCATGTCACTTATACTCAGCGTTTTCAAAAACGCGCCATTGATACTTTTTCTTTTTTAAGTTCACCTAAAAATTACATCAAAGAAATCGCGTCAGCCCGTACATTTGCTTACGCGGGTGAATTGCAATTGCTATATCGTAAGGGGTTTATTCGCGGTTTGGATCCTAATGCCGGTTTTATAATTTTGGATTCGGAACCCAATTGGGACTTGATGGAAGAAATTATCGGTGATGATGCGCGCAGTGCGGTTCATGAAACGCCCTTTTATAAGATATTATCAAAAATTCCTCCGCGCTATCCCAACGAGGCCACGCGTCATAAAGTGCTCGATATTTTAGGTGATTTTTCACTTCTCGGTATGCCTATCAAAGGTTTGATAACCGCGGATGGTACTGGTCATTCAGAAAATATAGCTCTCGTACAAAAAATCGCAGAAACCTACGGATTGATTCATTTTGACCCGCTTGGGGATGACGAATAA
- a CDS encoding AAA family ATPase: protein MQNDLEVYIQARYPLIYLVSWEEERILKTLDQIAIHLRKMLFVWTQTQGLYNYVLPDHLDESKSDPEVLLNHIAASQDNGIFVLFDFHAFIENHRIRRQLRDLSKLLRKSNKTIIIVAPQMTIPLELSKDIAVMDFDLPGLAELNIAFQNALKVLNKRRDVVLELTPQISEKLLKAAQGLTLVEFENVLAKSVVHSKAINAHTIQEVLEEKKQIIRKSSTLEYFSPDENFEQVGGLENLKQWLTKRAEAFTERAAQFGLPTPKGLLLVGTQGCGKSLTAKAVAAHWNLPLLKLDVGSVFSGIVGSSEANMRHAIKVAESISPCILWIDELEKGFSGMASSNFSDGGTAARVFGSFTTWLQEKKKPVFVIATSNDITLLPPEILRKGRFDEIFFVDLPEQVEREAIFTIHLQKRHRTTDSFDVVKLALLSEGYSGAEIEQAIIAGLYDAFEAGRELTTDDISNNLRATVPLSRVMAEQISALRQWAEKRARKASRNRSAGTGIDLDRFSVN from the coding sequence ATGCAAAACGATCTCGAAGTTTACATACAAGCGCGCTACCCTTTGATTTATTTGGTTTCATGGGAGGAAGAGCGCATTCTCAAAACGCTCGATCAGATCGCTATTCATCTTCGGAAAATGCTTTTTGTCTGGACGCAAACACAGGGCTTGTATAATTATGTGTTGCCAGACCATTTGGACGAATCCAAATCCGATCCCGAAGTGTTGCTTAACCATATTGCAGCTTCTCAAGATAACGGCATTTTTGTTTTGTTTGATTTTCACGCGTTTATCGAAAATCACCGTATTCGGCGCCAATTGCGCGATCTTTCCAAATTACTTCGTAAAAGCAATAAAACGATTATTATCGTCGCACCGCAAATGACGATCCCTCTCGAACTATCCAAAGATATCGCGGTTATGGATTTTGATCTACCGGGTTTAGCGGAGCTCAATATCGCTTTTCAAAATGCACTCAAAGTTCTCAATAAGCGCCGTGATGTGGTTCTGGAGTTGACACCGCAGATTTCTGAAAAACTATTGAAAGCCGCACAAGGGTTAACCTTGGTAGAATTTGAAAATGTACTGGCTAAATCGGTAGTGCACAGCAAAGCGATCAACGCACATACGATCCAAGAAGTATTAGAAGAGAAAAAGCAGATCATTAGGAAATCAAGCACCCTAGAATATTTTTCTCCGGATGAAAATTTTGAACAAGTCGGCGGACTTGAAAATCTCAAACAATGGCTTACTAAACGCGCGGAGGCTTTTACTGAACGCGCCGCTCAATTCGGATTGCCTACACCGAAGGGACTTTTATTGGTTGGTACCCAAGGTTGCGGAAAAAGCCTCACGGCTAAAGCTGTAGCAGCACATTGGAATCTGCCGTTGCTCAAACTGGATGTAGGCAGTGTTTTTAGCGGTATTGTCGGATCGTCTGAAGCCAATATGCGTCATGCCATCAAAGTAGCCGAATCCATCAGTCCTTGTATTTTGTGGATTGACGAACTCGAAAAAGGGTTTTCAGGTATGGCAAGTTCCAATTTTTCTGATGGCGGCACAGCCGCGAGAGTATTCGGTTCATTTACCACCTGGCTTCAGGAAAAAAAGAAACCTGTTTTTGTAATTGCTACATCCAACGATATAACTCTTCTTCCTCCGGAAATACTTCGTAAAGGTCGTTTTGATGAAATCTTTTTTGTGGATTTGCCGGAACAAGTAGAGAGGGAAGCTATTTTTACTATTCATCTTCAGAAGCGCCACCGTACTACGGATTCGTTTGACGTCGTAAAGCTAGCCTTGTTGTCCGAAGGATATAGCGGTGCCGAGATCGAACAGGCTATCATTGCCGGTTTGTACGATGCTTTTGAGGCCGGACGTGAATTGACAACCGACGATATTTCAAATAACCTGCGTGCCACGGTGCCGCTCTCGCGTGTCATGGCCGAACAGATTTCGGCATTACGCCAATGGGCTGAAAAACGTGCCCGTAAAGCTTCGCGAAATCGCAGTGCAGGAACAGGCATTGACCTGGATCGCTTTAGTGTCAACTAA